In Geobacillus kaustophilus, a genomic segment contains:
- a CDS encoding AEC family transporter — protein sequence MAIFSSILLQVMVPMLLIVGLGAWLHRLFHFDMNTLSKLNMYVLLPAVAFINVYDSELNGKVLAAIFGFLLLQSSGLMVFSMIMAKLFKLERSLSAVFQNTIVLNNSGNFGIPVSQLVFHQQPLGAAIQIIVTIFQNFLTNTYGVYQFISGNGKKGKWVAELWKNPVLYALLLGVVCRWLHLSIPSFLWQPIHRIADAFLAIALFTLGAQIAYARFRSLPPLVYASVFGRLFLSPLLATSLIFLLGIDGVTAQALLIASSYPCSRNTALYALEYDCHPDYAAQAVLVSTLLSAITVTGVVYAARLLFPIGG from the coding sequence TTGGCCATTTTTAGTAGCATTTTGTTACAAGTGATGGTTCCCATGTTGTTGATTGTCGGCTTGGGGGCATGGCTTCACCGCTTATTTCATTTTGATATGAATACGTTGTCCAAGCTGAATATGTATGTCCTGTTGCCGGCGGTCGCGTTCATCAACGTGTATGACAGCGAGTTGAACGGGAAGGTGTTGGCGGCCATATTTGGGTTTCTTCTCTTACAAAGCAGCGGACTGATGGTTTTCAGTATGATCATGGCGAAACTATTTAAACTGGAGAGAAGTTTGTCCGCGGTGTTTCAAAACACGATTGTGCTCAACAACTCGGGCAACTTCGGCATCCCTGTAAGCCAGCTCGTGTTTCATCAGCAGCCGCTCGGGGCGGCGATTCAAATCATTGTAACCATATTTCAAAATTTCCTGACCAATACATATGGAGTGTATCAGTTTATTTCAGGAAATGGGAAAAAAGGAAAATGGGTCGCCGAGCTATGGAAAAACCCGGTTCTTTACGCCTTATTGCTTGGGGTGGTCTGCCGATGGCTTCATCTTTCGATCCCATCGTTTTTATGGCAGCCGATTCATCGCATCGCCGATGCGTTTTTAGCCATCGCCCTCTTTACGTTGGGGGCGCAAATTGCCTACGCCCGCTTCCGCTCTTTGCCACCGCTGGTGTATGCAAGCGTGTTTGGGCGCCTGTTTCTGTCGCCGCTGTTGGCTACGTCTTTGATCTTTCTTTTAGGAATTGACGGAGTGACTGCCCAAGCATTGCTGATTGCCAGTTCCTATCCGTGTTCACGCAATACGGCGCTGTATGCGCTTGAGTATGACTGCCACCCAGATTATGCCGCCCAGGCGGTGTTAGTGTCGACATTGTTAAGTGCCATTACCGTGACCGGCGTTGTGTATGCGGCCCGGCTGTTGTTTCCGATTGGCGGATGA
- a CDS encoding response regulator yields the protein MIRVLIIEDDRRIAEINRRFVEKVNGYEMVGIATNAEEARELTEVLQPDVLLLDVYFPDMNGLSFLKWVREHFSNIDIIMITAAREVDALRQALHRGVFDYIIKPIMFDRFVETLNRYKEYYDKMQQWVKEKEWIDQEDVDELIGRELTVRDQPVLPKGIHPLTLEKVLAVVKQCPEGITAEEVGRQIGTSRTTARRYLEYLVSIGQVTADIAYGSVGRPERIYRRKG from the coding sequence GTGATTCGTGTACTTATTATTGAAGACGACCGCCGCATTGCGGAAATCAACAGGCGCTTTGTTGAGAAAGTGAACGGTTATGAAATGGTCGGCATTGCTACGAACGCCGAAGAGGCAAGGGAATTGACGGAAGTGTTGCAACCCGACGTGTTGCTGCTTGATGTCTATTTTCCAGATATGAACGGCCTTTCTTTTTTAAAATGGGTTCGGGAACACTTTTCCAACATCGATATCATTATGATCACAGCGGCACGGGAAGTGGATGCGCTGAGGCAAGCGTTGCACAGAGGGGTGTTTGATTATATTATCAAACCGATTATGTTTGACCGTTTTGTGGAAACGTTAAACCGATACAAAGAGTATTATGACAAAATGCAGCAATGGGTAAAAGAGAAAGAGTGGATTGACCAAGAGGACGTTGATGAATTGATAGGAAGAGAATTAACGGTTAGGGACCAGCCGGTGTTGCCAAAGGGAATCCATCCGTTGACGCTTGAAAAAGTGTTGGCCGTTGTCAAACAGTGCCCAGAAGGCATCACCGCCGAAGAAGTCGGGCGGCAAATCGGTACGAGCCGGACAACGGCCCGCCGCTACTTGGAGTATCTCGTCTCGATCGGCCAAGTGACGGCCGATATTGCTTATGGATCCGTTGGCCGTCCGGAACGGATTTATCGGAGAAAAGGGTAA
- a CDS encoding ATP-binding protein, translating to MKLQTRLMVIICSLLLFVIVFLTFLFQHMFAETLKQQIGMRALNVAETVASTPLVREAFRDPNPSGRLQPFAEHIRQKTGAEYVVIGNRQGIRYAHPLPDRIGKPMVGGDNGEVIKGKAIISEAVGSLGPAIRGKAPIFDENGNVIGIVSVGFLLEDIEHIVWTYRLKIFFFSVLALLFGAVGAVVIAKKVKQTIHGLEPEEIGVLYQEKQAILEAIREGIVAISHEGTITMVNQAALKLLGYEHERDVLGAPILQLIPHSRLPEVIRTGRAEYDDEMVLGGETVIANRIPIKDKQGRVIGAVSTFRNKSDLYRLTKELSQLRSYADALRAQTHEFSNKLYLISGLIQLEAYEEALEVITKETDLQQNIVRFVMKEIPDPVIGGLLIGKFNRANELKIAFEIDRESSFRDVPPWIDRDHLVTIIGNLLDNAMEAVLHNGKEEKRVAVFLTDLGNDLIIEVEDNGLGVDPAVAERIYDRGFSTKTNGVRGYGLDLVKKALAMLDGQITYQSEQGKGTAFTVIVPKRLDRANLFRKEEFSTKDRYTFMHQYFWEGGEQKG from the coding sequence ATGAAGCTTCAGACACGGTTAATGGTCATTATTTGTTCATTGCTGTTATTTGTGATCGTTTTTCTTACCTTCTTATTTCAACATATGTTCGCTGAGACGCTCAAACAACAAATCGGCATGCGGGCATTGAATGTGGCGGAAACCGTTGCGTCCACCCCGCTTGTGCGCGAAGCGTTCCGCGACCCGAATCCGTCAGGGCGGCTGCAGCCGTTTGCCGAGCACATTCGCCAAAAGACAGGGGCGGAATACGTCGTCATTGGCAACCGCCAAGGAATCCGCTATGCCCACCCGCTTCCTGACCGGATCGGCAAACCGATGGTCGGGGGCGACAACGGCGAGGTGATAAAAGGCAAGGCGATCATTTCGGAGGCGGTCGGTTCGCTTGGCCCGGCGATCCGGGGAAAAGCGCCGATTTTTGACGAGAACGGAAACGTTATTGGCATCGTTTCCGTTGGGTTTTTGTTGGAAGATATCGAGCATATCGTTTGGACGTACCGTCTGAAAATTTTCTTTTTTTCTGTTCTCGCTCTTCTGTTTGGAGCGGTAGGAGCGGTCGTGATTGCCAAAAAGGTAAAACAAACGATTCACGGTCTTGAACCAGAAGAAATTGGTGTGTTGTATCAAGAAAAGCAAGCCATTTTAGAAGCCATTCGTGAAGGAATTGTGGCGATCAGTCACGAAGGGACGATTACGATGGTCAACCAGGCGGCGCTCAAGCTGCTTGGCTATGAGCATGAGCGCGACGTATTAGGGGCACCGATTTTGCAACTGATTCCTCATTCCCGCTTGCCTGAAGTGATCCGAACCGGGCGGGCAGAATACGATGATGAGATGGTGTTGGGAGGAGAGACCGTCATTGCGAACCGGATTCCGATCAAAGACAAGCAAGGGCGCGTGATCGGAGCGGTATCGACGTTTCGCAATAAGTCGGATCTGTATCGCCTCACGAAAGAGCTGTCTCAGCTTCGAAGCTATGCCGACGCGCTGCGCGCGCAAACGCACGAATTTTCGAATAAGCTGTATTTGATTTCCGGGTTAATTCAGCTTGAAGCGTACGAGGAGGCGCTTGAAGTCATCACCAAAGAGACCGACCTGCAGCAAAACATCGTCCGGTTTGTCATGAAAGAAATTCCCGATCCCGTGATTGGCGGGCTGTTGATCGGCAAATTCAATCGCGCGAACGAGCTAAAAATTGCGTTTGAAATCGACCGGGAAAGCAGTTTTCGCGATGTGCCGCCATGGATCGACCGCGACCATTTGGTAACAATTATCGGAAATTTATTAGATAACGCCATGGAAGCAGTCCTCCATAACGGAAAGGAAGAGAAGCGAGTGGCCGTTTTTTTGACCGACCTCGGCAATGATTTGATTATTGAGGTTGAAGATAACGGATTAGGCGTCGATCCAGCTGTGGCGGAACGGATATACGACCGCGGCTTTTCCACCAAAACCAACGGCGTCCGTGGGTATGGGCTTGATCTTGTCAAGAAGGCGCTGGCGATGCTTGACGGGCAAATCACATACCAGTCGGAACAAGGAAAGGGCACGGCGTTTACCGTCATTGTTCCGAAGCGGCTGGATCGTGCCAACCTGTTCCGAAAGGAAGAATTTTCTACAAAAGACCGCTACACCTTCATGCATCAATATTTTTGGGAGGGAGGGGAGCAGAAGGGGTGA
- a CDS encoding tripartite tricarboxylate transporter permease yields the protein METLSFLLDGFQTALQPHNLLFAFIGVLIGTAVGVLPGIGPMSGVALLIPVTASMTSGLSPEQAAASSIILLAGVYYGAMYGGSTTSILLNTPGESSSVVTTLDGYQMARQGRAGAALAIAAIGSFVAGIVSLIGLVLLAEPLSNVALKFGPAEYFSLMLLGLAAVSGLAGKSMTKAWIMTVFGLLLSTIGLDNVSGVARFTYNISYLYGGLEFLTVAVGLFALGEVFKSILHNEMNEGEIAKIGRVLPTKEDLKESVGPIARGSLLGFFIGVLPGAGATLASFFSYILEKKVSKHPEKFGQGTIAGVAAPESANNGASGGAMIPLLTLGIPGSGTTAILMGALIMYNVQPGPLLFDEHPAVAWGLIASMFIGNVMLLILNMPLVKLFAKIIQTPTKYLLPLIIAISVFGVYAVQVTTFDVFLLLAFGLLGYWLAEHDYPLAPLVLGLVLGPMIENNMRRALTASNGDYLVFFEKPISLVLLMIALLWIAVPFVMKLRGKTVIINEDM from the coding sequence ATGGAAACACTATCGTTTTTGTTGGATGGGTTTCAGACGGCGCTTCAGCCGCATAACTTGCTGTTTGCGTTTATCGGGGTGTTGATCGGCACGGCGGTCGGCGTGCTTCCTGGGATTGGGCCGATGAGCGGGGTGGCGCTGCTCATTCCAGTGACGGCGTCGATGACATCAGGCTTGAGTCCCGAGCAGGCGGCGGCGAGCTCGATCATCTTGCTGGCGGGCGTGTATTACGGGGCGATGTACGGCGGGTCGACGACCTCGATTTTGTTAAATACGCCTGGCGAGTCATCGTCAGTCGTTACGACGCTGGACGGCTATCAAATGGCTCGGCAAGGAAGGGCCGGAGCGGCGCTCGCCATTGCGGCGATCGGTTCGTTTGTCGCTGGGATTGTTTCGCTCATCGGTCTCGTATTATTGGCTGAGCCGCTATCCAATGTCGCGTTGAAGTTCGGCCCGGCGGAGTATTTTTCGCTCATGCTGCTTGGGCTTGCCGCGGTGAGCGGCCTCGCTGGCAAATCGATGACCAAAGCGTGGATTATGACCGTCTTTGGACTGCTTCTTTCAACGATCGGGCTCGACAACGTCTCTGGTGTCGCACGCTTCACGTACAATATTTCCTATTTGTATGGAGGGCTTGAGTTTTTAACAGTAGCGGTCGGATTGTTTGCGTTGGGGGAAGTATTCAAGTCCATTCTCCATAATGAGATGAACGAAGGAGAAATTGCCAAAATCGGTCGCGTTTTGCCGACGAAGGAAGATTTGAAAGAAAGTGTGGGACCGATTGCCCGTGGGTCGCTGCTCGGATTTTTCATCGGGGTGCTGCCGGGAGCCGGGGCGACGTTGGCATCGTTTTTCTCCTATATTCTTGAAAAGAAAGTGAGCAAACATCCGGAAAAGTTTGGGCAAGGGACGATCGCCGGCGTCGCGGCGCCGGAGTCAGCGAACAACGGAGCGTCCGGGGGAGCGATGATTCCGCTTTTGACGCTAGGCATTCCGGGGTCGGGAACAACGGCTATTTTGATGGGCGCGCTCATTATGTACAACGTCCAGCCGGGTCCACTGTTGTTCGATGAGCATCCGGCTGTCGCCTGGGGATTGATTGCGAGCATGTTTATCGGCAATGTGATGTTGTTGATTCTTAACATGCCGCTCGTGAAACTATTTGCGAAAATCATCCAAACGCCGACGAAATATTTGCTGCCGCTCATTATTGCCATTTCTGTGTTTGGTGTGTATGCGGTGCAAGTGACGACGTTTGATGTGTTCCTGTTGTTGGCGTTCGGGTTGCTCGGCTATTGGCTGGCGGAACACGACTATCCGCTCGCGCCGCTTGTGTTGGGGCTTGTGTTGGGACCGATGATTGAAAACAATATGCGCCGGGCGTTGACGGCATCAAACGGGGATTATCTCGTCTTTTTTGAAAAACCGATTTCGCTCGTTCTATTGATGATCGCCTTGTTATGGATTGCCGTGCCGTTTGTCATGAAATTAAGAGGAAAAACGGTCATCATTAATGAAGATATGTAA
- a CDS encoding tripartite tricarboxylate transporter TctB family protein: protein MNKTADRIAAAAFLAVGALFMVESLCISKSAYGSAVGPNVFPFLLGFVLVFLSIKLLLETRRYSEATSEKPARQYKKFLVIFIAAVFYAALLETVGYVITTFLFLVIGFQTMEKGALWKSIAIAAGFSLGVYGLYVKLLQGTLPSWPIWFQ, encoded by the coding sequence ATGAACAAAACGGCTGACCGGATCGCGGCGGCGGCATTTCTGGCCGTCGGGGCGCTGTTTATGGTTGAAAGTTTGTGCATATCGAAAAGCGCTTACGGCAGTGCTGTCGGGCCGAACGTGTTTCCGTTTTTGCTTGGATTTGTGTTGGTTTTCTTAAGCATCAAACTGTTGTTGGAGACGAGACGTTATTCAGAGGCAACAAGCGAGAAACCGGCGCGGCAATATAAAAAGTTTCTTGTCATTTTCATCGCCGCTGTTTTCTATGCGGCGTTGCTCGAAACGGTTGGATATGTGATCACGACGTTTCTGTTTCTTGTTATCGGTTTTCAAACGATGGAAAAAGGGGCGTTATGGAAGTCAATCGCCATTGCGGCTGGTTTTTCGTTAGGCGTATATGGTCTTTATGTCAAGCTGCTGCAAGGAACATTGCCGAGCTGGCCGATTTGGTTCCAGTGA
- a CDS encoding Bug family tripartite tricarboxylate transporter substrate binding protein: MKKTKWWGLLVVGMMTLALAACGGNESAGSKSSGSNSGSSALNYPTKPITIVAPSGAGGGWDLTARAITKVLDETGLVKQTITVENKPGGGGAVFMAEYATQDVKNDYKLFVNSPPIIINNLKKEGNSPFGYKDTTPLAQLTKDFGAIVVKADSKFQTLTDLLNAIKQDPKSVTVAGGSAPGSMDHLVAILPIYKSGIDPKSVKYVSYDGGGEAMAALLGGNADVIATDASSVGEYLKAGKVRVLAVSAPERLGGVLKDVPTMKELGIDAEFTIWRGVFGPKQMSPEAKTFWEETLKKLSEHEKWKEELQKQGWEAEYRNSEEFMKFLQEQEQQIGDLLESLGMHK, from the coding sequence ATGAAGAAAACAAAATGGTGGGGATTGCTCGTCGTAGGGATGATGACACTGGCATTGGCGGCCTGTGGTGGCAATGAATCGGCAGGATCGAAATCGTCCGGTTCGAACTCTGGCTCATCGGCCTTAAACTATCCGACGAAGCCGATCACCATTGTCGCTCCATCCGGGGCGGGAGGAGGATGGGATTTAACGGCCCGCGCGATCACGAAAGTGTTGGATGAGACAGGGCTCGTCAAACAAACGATAACGGTCGAAAACAAACCAGGCGGCGGCGGGGCGGTCTTTATGGCTGAATACGCCACCCAAGATGTCAAAAACGATTACAAACTGTTTGTCAATTCGCCGCCGATTATCATCAACAACCTGAAAAAGGAAGGAAACAGCCCGTTTGGCTACAAAGATACGACACCGCTCGCCCAGCTGACGAAAGATTTTGGCGCGATTGTCGTCAAAGCGGATTCGAAGTTTCAAACGTTGACTGACCTGCTGAACGCCATTAAACAAGATCCGAAATCAGTCACGGTAGCAGGGGGGTCGGCGCCAGGTTCGATGGACCACTTAGTGGCCATTTTGCCAATTTACAAATCAGGCATCGATCCGAAATCGGTGAAATACGTTTCGTATGACGGCGGCGGGGAAGCGATGGCTGCGCTGCTTGGCGGCAACGCGGATGTGATCGCGACGGACGCATCGTCGGTTGGGGAGTATTTGAAAGCCGGCAAAGTGCGGGTGCTGGCGGTTTCAGCTCCAGAACGCCTCGGCGGGGTGCTGAAAGACGTGCCGACGATGAAAGAGCTTGGCATTGATGCCGAGTTTACGATTTGGCGCGGGGTCTTTGGACCGAAGCAAATGTCCCCGGAAGCGAAAACGTTTTGGGAAGAGACATTGAAAAAATTGTCTGAGCATGAAAAATGGAAAGAAGAGCTGCAAAAACAAGGTTGGGAAGCAGAGTACCGCAATTCGGAAGAGTTTATGAAATTTTTGCAAGAGCAAGAGCAGCAAATCGGCGACCTGCTGGAATCGCTCGGCATGCATAAATAA
- a CDS encoding mannitol-1-phosphate 5-dehydrogenase, with the protein MRAVHFGAGNIGRGFIGSLLAASGYDVVFVDVNEQIVRLLKERGEYRVIVAGEHREEQWVRGVSALNSQTEREQVVAAIADADLVTTAVGPHILPAIAPVIAAGLEQRFVVQEKPLHVIACENMIGGTEALKQHVLAHFSAAEQQLADQSVGFLNCAVDRIVPNQTNDDPLAVTVEPFFEWAIETRNVIGAVPPIQGAQFVADLGPYIERKLFTVNTGHALAAYLGYQKQYSTVQEAMKDAGIRADVEQALSESGAVLVKKHGWEADEHRAYIETTIGRFMNPALSDDIIRVARSPIRKLGPNDRLVAPAVQYCTLFSSVPAGLAKGIAALLRFDHPEDSEAVALQQTIEQHGIEGALRQYAGLERDHPLVAVVREEYERMEK; encoded by the coding sequence ATGCGGGCCGTCCATTTTGGCGCCGGCAACATCGGCCGCGGGTTTATCGGCAGCTTGCTCGCGGCATCCGGCTATGACGTCGTGTTTGTCGATGTCAATGAACAAATCGTCCGCCTGCTGAAAGAGCGGGGAGAATACCGCGTGATTGTCGCTGGTGAACATCGGGAAGAACAATGGGTGCGCGGCGTTTCGGCGTTAAACAGCCAAACGGAGCGGGAACAGGTTGTCGCGGCGATTGCGGATGCCGATTTGGTGACGACCGCGGTCGGCCCGCACATTTTGCCGGCCATCGCCCCAGTCATTGCCGCCGGGCTTGAGCAACGGTTTGTCGTTCAAGAAAAGCCGCTTCACGTCATCGCGTGCGAAAATATGATTGGCGGCACAGAGGCGTTAAAACAGCACGTTTTGGCTCATTTTTCCGCCGCTGAACAGCAGCTGGCGGATCAATCTGTCGGCTTCCTTAACTGCGCAGTCGACCGCATTGTGCCGAACCAAACGAACGATGATCCGCTGGCGGTGACCGTCGAGCCGTTTTTCGAGTGGGCGATTGAAACGCGAAACGTCATCGGCGCTGTTCCGCCGATTCAAGGAGCCCAATTCGTTGCCGATTTAGGCCCGTATATCGAGCGCAAATTATTTACCGTCAACACCGGCCATGCCCTGGCTGCTTACTTAGGGTATCAGAAACAATACAGCACCGTTCAAGAAGCGATGAAAGATGCCGGGATTCGGGCGGATGTCGAACAGGCGCTCAGCGAATCTGGAGCAGTGTTGGTGAAAAAGCACGGTTGGGAGGCGGATGAGCACCGTGCGTACATCGAGACGACGATCGGGCGATTCATGAATCCGGCGCTGTCCGACGACATCATCCGTGTCGCCCGCTCGCCGATCCGCAAGCTCGGGCCGAACGACCGCCTCGTTGCCCCAGCTGTGCAATATTGCACGCTGTTTAGCAGCGTCCCTGCAGGTCTCGCCAAAGGAATTGCGGCGCTGCTCCGGTTCGACCATCCCGAAGACAGCGAAGCCGTCGCTCTCCAACAAACGATCGAACAACACGGAATCGAAGGCGCGCTTCGGCAATACGCGGGGCTTGAGCGTGACCATCCGCTCGTGGCGGTGGTGAGAGAGGAATATGAGAGGATGGAAAAGTAG
- a CDS encoding PTS sugar transporter subunit IIA, translating into MLTDSILNKANIVLNAQAKTKEEAIRLAGEVLVKQGYVAPSYIDAMLEREELTTTYIGNHVAIPHGTEAAKSLVKQSGISIVQIPDGVDFGNGNIAAIVIGIAGKDGEHLDILSKLALVCAEADNVEAMANAKTEEDILALLDEVNG; encoded by the coding sequence ATGTTGACCGATTCGATTTTAAATAAAGCGAACATTGTGCTGAATGCACAAGCAAAAACGAAAGAAGAAGCGATCCGTCTTGCCGGCGAAGTGCTTGTGAAGCAAGGATATGTCGCCCCGTCGTATATTGATGCAATGCTTGAGCGGGAAGAATTGACCACGACTTACATCGGCAACCACGTCGCCATTCCGCACGGGACGGAAGCAGCCAAGTCCCTAGTGAAACAATCGGGCATTTCGATTGTACAAATCCCGGATGGGGTCGATTTTGGCAACGGCAACATCGCCGCGATCGTGATTGGCATTGCCGGCAAAGATGGCGAACATTTGGACATTCTTTCGAAACTGGCGCTCGTTTGCGCGGAAGCGGACAATGTGGAAGCGATGGCGAACGCGAAAACGGAAGAGGACATTCTCGCGCTGCTTGACGAGGTGAACGGCTAA
- a CDS encoding BglG family transcription antiterminator codes for MYVSARERKLLERLLADDRDVTVGELAEELNVSARTVHRDLQGLESVLRRYGLGLAKKAGVGIRLVGAEENKQALAAELLRLSHHEYTPEERQLMILIALLEATEPVKLVSLAHDLNVTVATVSLDLDKLEQTVEAYGLSLIRKRGYGVELAGSESAKRRLISDLLFRHVDEHEFLALMKETIQKRADDPFDTMAEKLLGLVDRKKLTVIEKQIEQVKEKLPFTMADSSYIAFVVHLALAIERIKRGEAIHFDQQDLQAIQATKEYEIAGVLAESLERAFGVDIPKEEIGYMTMHLMGAKWRSRQGAVMEEPSLVVGMKAQQLIRFVSRELGVDLSVDCTLYEDLVVHLKPALYRLEHGMGIANPLLDQIKQDYAELFVIVADGARQLFGDIPVPDEEIGYLVLHFAAALMREKKGWKVLVICSSGLGTAKMLATRLKKEIPDIVSLEQASVFEWKGKDVSGYDLVISTVPLPEEYGPHIVVSPMLTEEEARKIRECLERKSAAEKRMEKEPMARRNRPALDTMKAVRRISETIIHILDGFSLEVVKVRSIHELLADACRRLERNGVIVDADVVLEELRRRESLGGLGVPGTRLALYHARSFAVLRPSLTMYRLDAPQTAAGMDGKPMDINTVVLLLGPADVDEEMLAVLSHISSLFVKDEQTLAILTHGDEEQVHLLISAHLEQFFDDYWTLAKE; via the coding sequence ATGTACGTATCGGCAAGGGAGAGAAAGCTGCTTGAGCGGTTGTTGGCGGATGACCGAGACGTGACAGTTGGTGAGTTGGCCGAAGAGCTGAATGTCAGCGCCCGCACGGTTCACCGTGATTTGCAAGGACTTGAATCCGTCTTGCGCCGCTACGGGCTCGGGCTGGCGAAAAAAGCGGGGGTCGGCATTCGCCTCGTCGGGGCGGAAGAAAACAAGCAGGCGCTGGCCGCAGAGTTGCTTCGCCTTTCTCATCATGAATACACCCCCGAAGAGCGGCAGCTCATGATTTTAATTGCGCTGTTGGAAGCCACCGAGCCGGTGAAGCTCGTCTCATTGGCCCATGACTTGAACGTCACGGTCGCCACTGTCAGCTTGGATTTGGACAAATTGGAACAAACGGTAGAAGCGTACGGGCTTTCGCTCATCCGCAAGCGCGGATACGGTGTCGAGCTTGCCGGTTCGGAATCAGCAAAACGGCGCCTCATCAGCGATTTGTTGTTCCGTCATGTCGATGAACATGAATTTTTGGCGCTGATGAAAGAGACGATCCAAAAGCGGGCGGACGATCCGTTTGATACGATGGCGGAGAAGCTGCTCGGGCTCGTTGATCGGAAAAAGCTCACCGTCATTGAAAAACAAATCGAGCAAGTGAAAGAAAAGCTCCCATTTACGATGGCCGACAGCTCGTACATCGCCTTTGTCGTTCACTTGGCTCTTGCCATCGAGCGCATCAAACGGGGAGAAGCGATCCATTTTGACCAGCAAGATTTGCAGGCGATTCAGGCAACAAAAGAGTACGAAATTGCCGGAGTGCTCGCTGAATCGTTAGAACGCGCTTTTGGCGTTGACATCCCAAAAGAAGAGATCGGTTATATGACGATGCACTTGATGGGAGCGAAATGGCGCAGCCGCCAAGGAGCAGTGATGGAAGAGCCGAGCTTGGTCGTCGGCATGAAAGCGCAACAGCTCATTCGCTTTGTCAGCCGCGAACTTGGCGTCGATTTGTCGGTTGACTGCACGCTATATGAAGACCTGGTCGTTCACTTAAAACCGGCACTGTACCGTCTTGAACATGGAATGGGGATCGCCAATCCGCTGCTCGATCAAATCAAACAAGACTATGCAGAGCTGTTTGTCATTGTCGCAGACGGGGCGCGGCAGCTGTTTGGCGACATTCCGGTGCCGGACGAGGAGATCGGCTATTTAGTGCTTCATTTTGCGGCTGCGCTTATGCGGGAGAAAAAAGGTTGGAAGGTGCTCGTCATTTGTTCGAGCGGGCTTGGGACGGCGAAAATGTTAGCGACGAGGCTGAAAAAAGAGATTCCGGACATTGTTTCGCTGGAACAAGCTTCCGTGTTTGAATGGAAAGGAAAAGATGTAAGCGGGTACGATCTCGTCATCTCGACCGTGCCGCTTCCGGAGGAGTATGGGCCGCATATCGTCGTCAGCCCGATGCTGACAGAGGAGGAAGCGCGGAAGATTCGCGAGTGTTTGGAGCGGAAATCGGCCGCTGAAAAACGGATGGAGAAAGAGCCGATGGCACGGCGAAACCGGCCGGCGCTCGACACAATGAAGGCGGTTCGGCGCATCAGCGAGACAATCATTCACATTTTGGACGGTTTTTCCCTCGAGGTGGTCAAGGTCCGTTCGATTCATGAGTTGTTGGCTGATGCGTGCCGCCGCCTTGAGCGAAATGGCGTCATTGTCGATGCCGATGTCGTGCTTGAGGAGCTGCGGCGCCGCGAGTCGCTTGGCGGGCTTGGCGTCCCTGGCACGAGGTTGGCGCTTTACCACGCCCGAAGCTTCGCTGTCCTTCGCCCATCGCTGACAATGTACCGGCTGGATGCGCCGCAGACGGCAGCGGGCATGGATGGGAAGCCGATGGACATCAACACGGTTGTGCTGCTTCTTGGACCGGCGGATGTGGACGAGGAGATGTTGGCTGTCTTAAGCCACATCAGCTCGCTGTTCGTCAAAGACGAGCAAACGCTCGCCATCTTGACGCACGGTGATGAAGAACAAGTGCATTTGCTTATCAGCGCTCATTTGGAACAATTTTTCGATGATTATTGGACATTGGCGAAGGAGTGA